The Streptomyces cyanogenus DNA segment GGGCGGCCGAGGGGCTCGCGGGGCTGCTCGCCGGGGTGCCCGGCCGGCGCCCGCTGGGGGTCGGGGTGGCGGTGGGCGGCTGGGTGGACCGGGAGACGGGCACCGTGGTCGAGCACGAGCTGCTGGGCTGGCGGGAGGTGCCGGTGCGGGAACTGCTCGGCGCCCGCACCGGCCTGCCGGTCCAGGTGGACGGGCACGCGCGGGCGCTGGTCCACGGGGAGCGGCTGTTCGGGCGGGCCCGGGGCAGCCGGAGCGTGCTGCACCTGTTCGTGGGCAACGTGGTGGACGCCGCCTTCTCCACCCATGCCGAGGTGCACTACGGGCCCCGGTCGGCGGCCGGTGCGATCGCCCATCTGCCGGTGCCGGGCGGCACCGAGCCGTGCGCGTGCGGCCGTACCGGCTGCCTCCAAGTGGAGCTGAGCGAGCGGACGTTGTGCCGGCGGGCGCGGGCGGCCGGGGTGATCGGATCGGCCAACCCGATGCACGTGGTGGCCGCGGCGGCGGGCGGGGACCCGGTGGCCAGGCGGCTGCTGGTGGACCGGGCCCGGACGACCGGGCGGGCGGCCGGGCTGCTGCTGGACGTGCTGAACCCGGAGACGGTCGTG contains these protein-coding regions:
- a CDS encoding ROK family transcriptional regulator — its product is MPRTAAPTLPSPVPRAADSDRRRTSASVVLRSVLEHGPVARSTISRLTGLSPASVTEHCARLAERGLIRESAEPRRSNGVGRPHQPLDLDDTRFLVAGVHVAVPYTTVALLDLRGRVVARRELRHERTEPGWVLARAAEGLAGLLAGVPGRRPLGVGVAVGGWVDRETGTVVEHELLGWREVPVRELLGARTGLPVQVDGHARALVHGERLFGRARGSRSVLHLFVGNVVDAAFSTHAEVHYGPRSAAGAIAHLPVPGGTEPCACGRTGCLQVELSERTLCRRARAAGVIGSANPMHVVAAAAGGDPVARRLLVDRARTTGRAAGLLLDVLNPETVVVTEVGVIHFEDCLQALREAVGPERSAAVVPTSFPESVLAVAGGSVVLDALFRDPMGASPESI